GGTGGCCTCTGATAAACGGACTATTTCGTCCTCATGGGTAAGTCTGACAAAATCGTCTTCGTCTTTTGTCCGGATTATAACACCGTGGTGTTGGTTAGTTCCCATGCCTCGAAACTGTGTACGGTAGTTCCTATCCTCGCCATTGGAGATTTGATAAATATCGGACGAGAAAACGTCGTCAATAAGCATGTCCCCGGGATTGAGTCTTCTACCGTCTTCCCCTTCGAACCAGACGTTGTAGTGGTAGAATTTCGTGAGGCTCATTGACAGGCTTTCCTCAGCCGTTCATTGTAAATCTTGGCGTCATATTTTTGATTATTAGATGAGAGTTAGCGTCTCAACTGTGGACACCACATCTGCACACTTCTGGGACGTGAACACCCACGACTGACTCCGGTGAATTAATAGAAACTATTACTCAACCAACTACTTCCCCCAGAAGGGGTCGCGCTCGCGATGGGTATCGAGATACTGCTTGAGGACTTCCCGCTCGCCGGAGGTAATCTCCTCGCGGAGTTCCTGCTCGAGGATCTTGGCGTGTTTTTCCGGGATCTCGACCCACAGGCGTTCGCCCTCCTCGATCTGTCGGCCGACGGTCGGCCCGTCGATCGAGACGGCGACGCGATCGCCGCGGGCCGCCTCGTCGACGTCCTCGCCCTCGTCCTGGATCGTCTTGAGGTGGCCGACGCGCTCGAACTCGCCGTCCGAAAAGCGACCGACAGCGACGTTTCGACGCAGTTTCCCGCCCAGCACTTCGATCCCGACCACGGCGGGGTCCGACTGGCGGAACGTGTGATCGGGCAGGATCTCGAACCGCGCGGGCCGGGTGATGTTCTCGAGGATCTGGTCCTGCTGGGCCTCCTCGATAGCCGTGACGTGCTCGTCGTAGTCCTCGACGAGCTGGTAGATGACGTCGTCCTCGAAGATGTCGACGTCCTCCTGCTCGGCGAGCCGACGCGCGTCCTCAAGGACGTCCACGCCGAAGGCCAGGACCGCCTGGTGTTTCGGGTCGTCGGCGGTCGCGGCCATCCGGATATCGCGGGGCGCGACGTCGCCGACCTCGGCGTGCATGATCGGGATCTCCTCCTCTTCGAGCGTGCCGGAGATCGCCTCCAGCGAGCCCAGCGTGTCGGCCTTGACGGTGACGCCCTCCTCGTCGGTCCCGACCTCGAGATCGGCCAGTTCCGCCTGGACCTCCTCGATGACGGCCTCGAGGTCGCGGTCGCGGACCACTCTGATCGGCGCGCCGGCCATCGCGTCGTCCAGGTCGGGGGCGGCGATCTTGATCCCGTCGGCGGCCGCGACCGCCTCGACCGTGTCGAACTGCTTCTCGGTGCGGATCTCCGAGAGGGGTTTGGGCTTGAGCAGCGCCCGCACCTCCGTGACGATCGGCTCGTTGACGCCGCCGACGACGATCCGGTCGTCCTCGCGGACGGTGCCGTCGTAGACGATCGCGTCCAGGGTCGTCCCGAACCCGCGCTCCTCGGTCACTTCGAGGACCGTCCCCGCGCCCCGACCGCCCACGTCGATCGACATCTCTTCTTTGAGATAGCGCTGAGACAGCCCCATCAGCACGGTGAGCAGGTCCGGAATCCCCTCCCCGGTCATCGCCGAGAGGGGGACGACGCCGATGTTGTTCTGGAAGTTCTGGACGCGCCAGTACATGTCCGCGGAGAAGCCCTCGTCGCTGAGTTCGCCGATGATCTCGTAGAGCCGTTCGTTGAGGTCCGATTCGACGCGGTCGGACTGGCGGTCGATCGCGGTCTGGATCGGCTCGGTCCCGTCGGGGTTCCAGCCTGGCAGCGTGTCGACCTTGTTGGCGGCGACGACGAACGGTGTCTGGGTGCGCTTGAGGATGTCAAGCGCCTCGATAGTCTGGGGCTGGAAGCCGTCGGTGACGTCGACGACGACGATGGCGATGTCGGCCAGCGCGCCGCCGCGGGAGCGCAGCGTCGAGAAGGAGTGGTGGCCGGGCGTGTCGATGAACAGCAGACCGGGCAGGTCGAAGTCCTCGGGATCGACCAGCGACCCCGCGATGTCGCCGATCACGTCCAGCGGGACGGCCGTCGAGCCGATGTGCTGGGTGATCGCCCCGGCCTCGCCCTCCGTGACGGCCGACCCGCGGATCGTATCGAGCAGGGTCGTCTTGCCGTGGTCGACGTGTCCCAGTACGGCGACGATCGGTGTGCGTAACTGTCCCGCGGTCGGTTCGGCGCTGGCGTCAGAATCAGACATACGTACCACTCTCGAGCGACTGTTATCGAAATCCAGTCGAGCGGCGCATTTAAGTGCGTCGTCTGGGGGACGGGCGGTCGTTGCCGAACGCGGCCCGTGGCGTTTATGTAATCAGACTCGGTAAGAGCCTACATGGCCGACATACTCGCCGAGAACCTCTCGGGCAAAGCTGTCATGGGAACGGACGGAGCAGAACTGGGAATGCTGTACAACATCACGATGGATCTGGAGTCGGGTCGACTGTCGGATCTGATCATCGACCCCGACGAGCAGGTCAGAGACGTCGAGTTCGACCGCGACGAACAGGGTCGGCTCCTGGTACCGGTCGGTCGCGTCCAGGCCGTCAAGGATCACGTCATCATCGATCGCTAAATGTACGTCCTCGATTCGTCGGCGTTTATCAACGAGTACCACACGGACGCCGAGATCGCGACGATCCCGCTCGTCCGAGAGGAGCTGACCGACGAGAGCGCCTACCGGTTCGACGCGCTCGAAGGGTCGGGGATGCATCTGCACATCCCCGACAGCGAAACCGTCGAGCGCGTCGAGCGAGCCGCTCGCGAGACTGGCGACCTCGAGACACTTTCCCGGACGGACATCCGGCTCGTCGCCGCGACCTTCGAACTCGACGGGACGCTCGTCACCGACGACTACGCGATGCAGAACGTCGCCGACAAACTCGAAGTCGCCGTCGAGGTCATCGCCCAGGAGGGTATCGACGAGCAACGCGAGTGGCGATTCCAGTGTCAGGGCTGTGGTCGGGAGTTCGACGAGAACCACGACCGCTGCCCGATCTGTGGCAGCAACCTGTCGCGGAAGAACCCCGCCAGTTAGCACGACATCCGGAAACGCAAATGCCGACCGACGTGCTGCGATCCGCCAGTCACAAGTCTGCTCGCGGCGGGCGGTCGAACGCCCGATCAGACTGTCTCGATGCCCTTTGATTCGACCGCATCGAGGCCGATGTCGAGCAACTGTCGCAACACCTCTTCCTCGGTGAGGTCGTTCTCGTGTGCCAGTCGTTCGACCGCCCGCGATAGATCGTCGTCACAGACGACAGTGTACCGGGTCGGCATACTGTGTGGTAAGACTACCCACACAATAAACACCCGTCAGACGAACGTCCGACCGGGGGAGGCAGTGACCGTCGACAATCAGTTCCTGTCCGATCGCTCGGACGGGGGCGTTTCGAGCGGGCGCGTCACGCTCCGTCGTCGACTTCGACCTCGAAATCGTCGAGCGTTTTGCCCTGTCGGACGAGCTTCTCCGCGACGACGAGTTTCTCCATGCGACCGAGTCGCCCCCAGTCGAGTTCCGCCGGGGGCGACTCCTCGAACGCTTCGTACTGTTCGAGGACCCCTCCGTGAACGAACCGCGCGAACTCGCCGCAGTTCGGACACCGGATCGAGAAGTGAGAGACGTCGTACTCGCGGGTCAGCGTGTGATCGAGACAGTTCGTACAGCGATAGGTGACGGTCGGCACTGATCGTGGTACGTACCGCAGACGTTTGATTCCAGCGGAGGGGACAGCGGCGCGAACCGGACGGCCGAGAGCAGTGGCTATTCGATCGTTTCGGCCAGCGTCACGACGCGTTCCCGCAGCGCGGGCGCGCGTTCGGCGAGGACGATCGTCGAGTCCGTTCGGTGATCGAGCAGTGCGACCGTCTCCGGGCCGAGCCGTTCCTCGACGCGGCCGGGACCGCCGTTGCGTTCGAGGACGACCGTCTCCCAGCCCAGTTCGTCGAGCGCCGTCTCGATCCGCGAACCGTTGCGACACCGGCAGGCAAAGGACAGGTCGGGCCGTTCCTCGCGGGCGTTGAGCAGGAGTTCGGCGGTCCGGCCGGACGCGCCGAAGCGGACGCCGCGGTTCGGGCGCAGCCCCGACAGCGTCCGGGCGACCCGCCCCTCGACGGCGGCCACCTCGTGTTCGTGCTCGGCGTAGGGCGTTGCCCCGACCACGTCGAGCCCGGCCGAATCGACGACGGACGTGACGTCCCGGTCGATCAGCGCGGCGACGATCCCCTCGACGGTCTCGGCGGTCCGTTCGCGGGCGGCCCGGTCGCGCGCCTCGACGGTGTGATGCACCGCGCCCGGGCCTCCGCCGACGTCGAGGTTGTACCGGATCGCCCGCGAGAGCAGGTCGACCCCCGACTCGACGGCCGCCGTGAGGTCGTCGCCATGGGCCAGCCGCGTCGCGACCGCGCTCGAGAGCGTACAGCCCGAGCCGTGTGTCGCGTTCGTCTCGACCCGTGGATGGCGGATCGTCGTCACGTCGTCGGCCGTGACCAGCACGTCGGTCACCTCGGGGATGGGGATGTGGCCGCCCTTGACCAGCGCGGCGTCGGAACCGAGTTCCACGAGCTGTTCGCCCACCTCGCGGGCCTCGCCCTCGTTTTTGGGATTGATCCCCGTCAGGACGGCCGCCTCGTCGGCGTTGGGCGTCACGAGCGTGGACTCGGCGATCAATTCCTCGTAGACCTCTTCGGCGTCGGGTTCGAGCAGCCGGTCCCCGGAGGCGGCGACCATCACCGGATCGACTACGAGGTTCGGCAGGCGATCGGCGTAATCGACGACCGTCTCGATCACGTCCGCGGTCGCGAGCATCCCCGTCTTGACCGCCGCCACGTCGAAGTCCTCGAGCACGGCGTCGATCTGCGCCTCGATGTCTTCGATCGGGAGCAGATGCGAACCCCGGACACCCTGTGTGTTCTGTGCGGTGACGCTGGTGATCGCGCTCGTCCCGAACGCGCCACCGGCCTCGATCGTCTTGAGATCGGCCTGAATCCCGGCCCCGCCGCCGGAGTCGCTGCCCGCGATCGTCAACACGACTGGCGGCGACACGGGTGCTTCGTCTCGTGCCATACCTGTCTCTATTCTCGGGCGATACAAAGCGGTGGTGGAACGGTCGGCTTTTCGGTTCGGCGACCGTGTTCGCTCGCATGGAGACGTGGGACGACCTCTTCGAGCGCGCCCGGGCCTACGGGACGACGGTCGAGGCGATCCGTGAGGCGCTTGCTGCCCGGCGGGTGGACGATGACTGACGGATCGCCGGCCCGGGTCGTCGCCGACGCGGACGTACTCGCGGCGGACCTGCTCGTCGGTGGCCCGGCCCGCGAGGCGCTCGATCACGTCCGTCGCCACTCCTGGATGACGCTGCTGGCTAGCGACCCACTTCTCGAGGACACCGAGGCGGTCGTGGCCGAACTCGCCGACCCGGCGCTCGGGGCCGTCCACCGCGAGCGACTGGCGGCGGCGACGGAGCGCGTCGACCATCCAGCGGACGACCACCCGGCGCTGGCGACGGCCTACCGGGGCGGTGCCGGGCAGTTGCTGAGTTACGACGAGTCGCTCCGATCGGCGAAGACGGGGATGTCCGTCCAGCCACACGCGAACCTGAGCGTCCGTCCCCCGGACGCGTTCGCCCGCCTGTTCGACCCCGAGAGCCTCTACGAACTGGTCGAGGGCGACTCGTATCCCGGCCCGGACAGCGATCCGCGCGCGTAGCGACCACCTCACGACGGCAAAACGTCTCCTGCCCACAGTACCAGATCTGATACTGCTGTGGTTCCGTTTCGAGACCGGGGCGCGCTCGGTCAGTCGGTTCGAGAAGGTATTTAGAGGCGGTTCGAGGCGAATGCCACGGGGCTTGACCCCGTGGATGAAGCCGACAGCTCGTGAACCAAATCATTAAGTCGAACTACTTTAAACAGAGAAGTGTGACGGCACCCATCGCGTCTGGCTTAGAGTCCAAAAACACGGGCGGTCAGACGCTCTGTCGTCATCACCGAGTAGGTCAGGGAGGGGCCGAATCCACGCCTGCGGAGACTGCGCTCCCTGTGGATTCCCTTGTGGAATCTGTAAAGCGCGTCGTGGAAACAGGAAGCCTCGGGGCTTGACCCCGAGGCACTTCACACAGCCATGCACGATTTCGTCGTCGTCGGAGCGGGACCGGCCGGCTCGCGGTTCGCACGCCGGGCTGCCGAGATTGGCCACGACGTGGTCGTCTTCGAGCAGGGGGCGATCGGCGAGCCGCTGGCGTGTTCGGGCCACGTCAGCACCGATATCTGGGCGTTCACGCCCGACGGTTCGCGCGACGCGCTGCTCCAGAACGAGATCTACGGCGCGCGGTTCCGGCTCGGCGGTCCCGACAGCGAGGCCTACCCCTTCTACAAGGAGTCGGTCGTCTCGAACGTCATCGACCGCGTCGGGCTCGATCGCCGCCTCGCCCAGGCCGCCCGCGGTGCAGGCGCGGACGTCCGAGACCACCACACGGTCACCGCAGTCGAAGAGCACCGCGACCGCGTCGAAGTCACGGTTCGCGGTCCCGACGGCGTCGAAACGCACGAGGCGCGGCTGGTCGCCGGCGCGGACGGCCCGCGCTCGAAAGTCCGGAGCGAACTCGGACTGCCCGAACCTGGGGAGACACTGCACGGCGTGCTGGGCTTCGAGGCGTCGCCCGACGACGCGGACTTCGTCGACGTGCACCTGACCGTCCCCGGGTTTTTCGCCTGGCGGATCCCCCGCGGCGAGGCCGGCGTCGAGTACGGTCTCGCGGCCAGCCCCGGCGCGGAGGTCGGCGAGTGGTTCGAGGCCTTTACCGACAGCTACGGCGCGACGACGACGAACCGCTGTTCGGGATTGATCCCGGTCGGCCCGCCCGAAACGGTCACGGGCGGGCGTGCGTTTCTGGTCGGCGACGCCGCCGCCCAGACCAAGCCGTTCACCGGCGGCGGAATCCGCTACGGCATGCTCGCGGCCGATCGGGCCGCCGAGACGGTCGATCCCCACGACCCGGCAACGCTCGCGGACTACGAGTCGGCCTGGCGATCGGAACTGGGCCGGGAGATCCGACTGGGGGCGTGGATCCGGCGTGGATACTCGCTTCCACAGGCTATCCAGCGGCTCGGGCTGGGTCTCTTTTCGGGCGAGATCGGCGTCCATATGGACGAACCGTCGACGCTGTTCTCCCGCGAGCAACTGCGGGCGATGTTCTCGCGGTCGTGAACGGACGGGCGACTCACGATCGGCACCCGGTCGTCTCGGTCACGTATCGGGAATCCGCCGTGACTGCTGTCCCCCTTCGACGAACGGCAGAGGCGTTTTCTCGACCGCTATTCGTCCGCCGTCGTGGGCTTCAACGGTCGTCGGCTCGCCCGCGACGACCGCGAAGGCGATCGGCTCGCCGAGCGTCGGACTCTCCAGTGCTCGCGTGACAGCTCCGATCGCATCTCCGTCCTCGTAGACGGTCGCACCGGCATCGGGCACGACGTCGGGCGCGAGTCCGATCAGCCGCCGTCCCTCCTCGTCGCCGTGCCGGGCGAGCACGGACGGAGCGTTGCCGTCCAGTTCCGTCTCGAACAGCGGCGTTCCGGCCTCCAGCGTCAGCGACTCCCAGGTCCGATAGCCGAACGGCGCGGCGTTGAGCCCCCGGTTGACCAGCGTGTCGAACACGCGCTCGGCGTCGTCGACCCCGCAGACGACCTCGTACCCCGCCTCGCCGGTCGGAGCGTCGCTCGCGATGACTGTCACGCCCTCGTCGCCCATCGACCCTCGAACGAACGTGTGGGCCGGCTCCGGCGCGCCGCCGCCGGTCGAGAGGACGCTCGCGACCTTCTCGGTGGCCTGGCCGCCGTGGACGCCGAAGATCGCCAGTTCGCCGGTCAGATCGGTACTCTCGACTCCTGTATCCGCCAACGCCCGATCGAACCGGTCGCCGCGGCCGGGCGCGAGCAGGGCCAGCAGCCGTTCGCCGGCGTTGTAGACGTGCGCGTCGGCGGCGATCGCCCCGTCGTTGAGGACGAACCCGTAACGGCCCTCCTCCTCCGACTGCGGCACGTCAGCGGTAATCGCGCGCCCGACGGCTGCGATTCTGTCTGGGCCGGTCACCGCCCGGATGTCGTAGCCCATCTCGATCACGCCGGCGACGTTGCGAACCGCCCGGTGGGTCCGTTCCGGGCGGCCGTAGTCGGCGACGACTCGCTTGCCCCCGACCGATCGGAACGTCGCCCCGTGGTCCTCGTGGATGCCCTCGATG
This window of the Halapricum desulfuricans genome carries:
- the infB gene encoding translation initiation factor IF-2 — translated: MSDSDASAEPTAGQLRTPIVAVLGHVDHGKTTLLDTIRGSAVTEGEAGAITQHIGSTAVPLDVIGDIAGSLVDPEDFDLPGLLFIDTPGHHSFSTLRSRGGALADIAIVVVDVTDGFQPQTIEALDILKRTQTPFVVAANKVDTLPGWNPDGTEPIQTAIDRQSDRVESDLNERLYEIIGELSDEGFSADMYWRVQNFQNNIGVVPLSAMTGEGIPDLLTVLMGLSQRYLKEEMSIDVGGRGAGTVLEVTEERGFGTTLDAIVYDGTVREDDRIVVGGVNEPIVTEVRALLKPKPLSEIRTEKQFDTVEAVAAADGIKIAAPDLDDAMAGAPIRVVRDRDLEAVIEEVQAELADLEVGTDEEGVTVKADTLGSLEAISGTLEEEEIPIMHAEVGDVAPRDIRMAATADDPKHQAVLAFGVDVLEDARRLAEQEDVDIFEDDVIYQLVEDYDEHVTAIEEAQQDQILENITRPARFEILPDHTFRQSDPAVVGIEVLGGKLRRNVAVGRFSDGEFERVGHLKTIQDEGEDVDEAARGDRVAVSIDGPTVGRQIEEGERLWVEIPEKHAKILEQELREEITSGEREVLKQYLDTHRERDPFWGK
- a CDS encoding PRC-barrel domain-containing protein, producing the protein MADILAENLSGKAVMGTDGAELGMLYNITMDLESGRLSDLIIDPDEQVRDVEFDRDEQGRLLVPVGRVQAVKDHVIIDR
- a CDS encoding NOB1 family endonuclease gives rise to the protein MYVLDSSAFINEYHTDAEIATIPLVREELTDESAYRFDALEGSGMHLHIPDSETVERVERAARETGDLETLSRTDIRLVAATFELDGTLVTDDYAMQNVADKLEVAVEVIAQEGIDEQREWRFQCQGCGREFDENHDRCPICGSNLSRKNPAS
- a CDS encoding CopG family transcriptional regulator, whose amino-acid sequence is MPTRYTVVCDDDLSRAVERLAHENDLTEEEVLRQLLDIGLDAVESKGIETV
- a CDS encoding FmdB family zinc ribbon protein; the protein is MPTVTYRCTNCLDHTLTREYDVSHFSIRCPNCGEFARFVHGGVLEQYEAFEESPPAELDWGRLGRMEKLVVAEKLVRQGKTLDDFEVEVDDGA
- the thiD gene encoding bifunctional hydroxymethylpyrimidine kinase/phosphomethylpyrimidine kinase, which gives rise to MARDEAPVSPPVVLTIAGSDSGGGAGIQADLKTIEAGGAFGTSAITSVTAQNTQGVRGSHLLPIEDIEAQIDAVLEDFDVAAVKTGMLATADVIETVVDYADRLPNLVVDPVMVAASGDRLLEPDAEEVYEELIAESTLVTPNADEAAVLTGINPKNEGEAREVGEQLVELGSDAALVKGGHIPIPEVTDVLVTADDVTTIRHPRVETNATHGSGCTLSSAVATRLAHGDDLTAAVESGVDLLSRAIRYNLDVGGGPGAVHHTVEARDRAARERTAETVEGIVAALIDRDVTSVVDSAGLDVVGATPYAEHEHEVAAVEGRVARTLSGLRPNRGVRFGASGRTAELLLNAREERPDLSFACRCRNGSRIETALDELGWETVVLERNGGPGRVEERLGPETVALLDHRTDSTIVLAERAPALRERVVTLAETIE
- a CDS encoding DUF7384 family protein, which gives rise to MTDGSPARVVADADVLAADLLVGGPAREALDHVRRHSWMTLLASDPLLEDTEAVVAELADPALGAVHRERLAAATERVDHPADDHPALATAYRGGAGQLLSYDESLRSAKTGMSVQPHANLSVRPPDAFARLFDPESLYELVEGDSYPGPDSDPRA
- a CDS encoding geranylgeranyl reductase family protein: MHDFVVVGAGPAGSRFARRAAEIGHDVVVFEQGAIGEPLACSGHVSTDIWAFTPDGSRDALLQNEIYGARFRLGGPDSEAYPFYKESVVSNVIDRVGLDRRLAQAARGAGADVRDHHTVTAVEEHRDRVEVTVRGPDGVETHEARLVAGADGPRSKVRSELGLPEPGETLHGVLGFEASPDDADFVDVHLTVPGFFAWRIPRGEAGVEYGLAASPGAEVGEWFEAFTDSYGATTTNRCSGLIPVGPPETVTGGRAFLVGDAAAQTKPFTGGGIRYGMLAADRAAETVDPHDPATLADYESAWRSELGREIRLGAWIRRGYSLPQAIQRLGLGLFSGEIGVHMDEPSTLFSREQLRAMFSRS
- a CDS encoding glycine cleavage T C-terminal barrel domain-containing protein gives rise to the protein MSVIEGIHEDHGATFRSVGGKRVVADYGRPERTHRAVRNVAGVIEMGYDIRAVTGPDRIAAVGRAITADVPQSEEEGRYGFVLNDGAIAADAHVYNAGERLLALLAPGRGDRFDRALADTGVESTDLTGELAIFGVHGGQATEKVASVLSTGGGAPEPAHTFVRGSMGDEGVTVIASDAPTGEAGYEVVCGVDDAERVFDTLVNRGLNAAPFGYRTWESLTLEAGTPLFETELDGNAPSVLARHGDEEGRRLIGLAPDVVPDAGATVYEDGDAIGAVTRALESPTLGEPIAFAVVAGEPTTVEAHDGGRIAVEKTPLPFVEGGQQSRRIPDT